A genomic segment from Pistricoccus aurantiacus encodes:
- the rlmKL gene encoding bifunctional 23S rRNA (guanine(2069)-N(7))-methyltransferase RlmK/23S rRNA (guanine(2445)-N(2))-methyltransferase RlmL, with protein sequence MKDSQLAETFAFFATCPKDIEALLAQELEELGALITKITVAGVHFQSGLAVAYRVCLWSRLVNRLVLCLVREEGIERPEALKACVQRIRWATHLPRDATLSVDFHGQSAHIRHTRFGAQTVKDGVVDALREAGRERPDVDTRQPDLRLYAHLHRGRLILGIDLSGDSLHRRGYRQELGHAPLKENLAAALLVRAGWPARAKSGEALVDPLCGAGTLVIEAALMAADIAPNLSRQRFGFHGWMGHEETLWQEIKREAQARASIGRKRCRARLYGFDHSPQAIAAAKANAMRAGIPALMEFQGGSLAQLRRPRALGDDTKGLLLTNPPYGERLGELPELVTLYATLGQVARREFPGWRLGILTGNPELGHRTGLRAVKQYAFKNGPLDTKLLLMDLPTTEGDQAAANIEPANPARSPGAQMFANRLEKNRKRLKGWLKRSGESCYRLYDADMPEYALAIDVYGERVHVQEYAPPRSVDANHAQRRLLDALGVIPEVLGISPEHVYVKQRERQSGKAQYQKRGASGERFQVSEGPAHFWVNLQDYLDTGLFLDHRPVRRLLAELAPDTRFLNLFCYTGTATVQAALGREGRGGARESVSVDLSNTYLDWARDNFVLNGLELRRHRLVRDDCLTWLESAAGEFDLIFLDPPTFSNSKRMRDTLDIQRDHGRLVRLSMARLAPGGTLVFSNNQRRFALDSALVDEFAVENISSRTFDPDFKRRGDLHHCFLIRYREAS encoded by the coding sequence TTGAAGCGCTGCTCGCTCAGGAACTTGAGGAATTGGGCGCTTTGATTACCAAGATCACCGTAGCGGGAGTACATTTTCAATCGGGTCTCGCGGTCGCCTATCGCGTCTGTTTATGGTCGCGGTTGGTTAACCGGCTGGTCCTTTGCCTGGTCCGGGAAGAAGGCATCGAACGCCCGGAAGCCTTGAAAGCTTGCGTGCAGAGGATTCGCTGGGCCACGCATCTGCCCCGGGATGCCACGCTGAGCGTGGATTTTCACGGGCAATCCGCGCATATTCGCCATACCCGGTTCGGTGCCCAGACCGTCAAGGATGGCGTCGTGGATGCCTTGCGGGAGGCGGGGCGCGAGCGACCCGACGTGGATACTCGCCAGCCGGATCTGCGCCTCTACGCGCACTTGCATCGGGGGCGGCTGATCCTGGGCATCGATCTTTCCGGCGACAGCCTGCATCGTCGCGGCTATCGCCAGGAACTGGGACATGCGCCGCTCAAGGAAAATCTCGCCGCGGCGCTCCTGGTGCGCGCCGGCTGGCCGGCCCGGGCCAAGAGCGGAGAGGCGTTGGTCGATCCCCTGTGCGGCGCCGGCACCCTGGTGATAGAGGCCGCCCTGATGGCCGCGGATATCGCGCCGAACCTGTCTCGTCAACGCTTCGGCTTCCATGGCTGGATGGGTCACGAGGAAACGCTTTGGCAGGAGATCAAGCGGGAAGCCCAGGCCCGGGCGAGCATCGGTCGCAAGCGCTGCCGGGCAAGGCTTTACGGTTTCGACCATAGCCCCCAGGCCATCGCCGCCGCCAAGGCCAACGCCATGCGGGCGGGAATTCCCGCGCTGATGGAATTCCAGGGCGGTTCCCTCGCTCAGCTGAGACGTCCCCGGGCTCTCGGTGACGATACCAAGGGGCTGCTGCTGACCAATCCGCCCTATGGTGAACGTCTCGGGGAGCTGCCGGAACTGGTTACCCTGTACGCAACCCTTGGCCAGGTGGCCAGGCGGGAATTTCCCGGCTGGCGGCTGGGTATTCTGACCGGCAACCCGGAGCTTGGCCATCGCACCGGTCTGCGCGCCGTCAAGCAGTACGCTTTCAAGAACGGCCCTCTGGATACGAAGCTTCTGTTGATGGATCTGCCGACGACGGAAGGCGATCAGGCGGCGGCCAACATCGAGCCCGCCAACCCCGCCCGTTCGCCGGGCGCGCAGATGTTCGCCAATCGGCTGGAAAAGAATCGCAAGCGTCTAAAGGGTTGGCTCAAACGTTCCGGTGAATCCTGCTATCGACTCTACGATGCGGACATGCCGGAATACGCTCTGGCCATCGATGTCTATGGCGAGCGGGTGCACGTTCAGGAATACGCGCCGCCGCGCTCCGTGGATGCCAACCATGCCCAGCGCCGGCTGCTCGATGCCCTCGGCGTGATTCCTGAAGTGCTGGGGATCAGCCCAGAGCATGTTTATGTGAAGCAGCGGGAGCGCCAGTCCGGCAAGGCGCAGTATCAGAAACGCGGTGCCAGCGGCGAGCGTTTTCAGGTCAGCGAAGGCCCCGCGCATTTCTGGGTCAATCTCCAGGACTATCTGGATACCGGACTTTTTCTCGATCACCGGCCGGTGCGGCGTCTGCTGGCGGAGCTGGCGCCGGATACGCGTTTTCTCAATCTATTTTGTTATACCGGCACCGCCACGGTGCAGGCCGCCCTTGGGCGAGAGGGACGGGGCGGCGCCAGGGAAAGCGTCAGCGTCGATCTTTCCAACACCTATCTCGACTGGGCCCGGGATAATTTCGTCCTGAACGGCCTGGAGCTGCGCCGCCATCGTCTGGTACGGGACGACTGCCTGACATGGCTGGAAAGCGCCGCCGGCGAGTTTGATCTGATCTTTCTCGACCCACCGACGTTTTCCAACTCCAAGCGCATGAGGGACACCCTGGATATTCAGCGGGATCATGGGCGGCTGGTGCGTCTGAGCATGGCGCGATTAGCGCCTGGCGGCACCTTGGTATTTTCCAATAACCAGCGACGCTTCGCCCTGGATTCGGCGCTTGTGGACGAGTTCGCAGTGGAGAATATCTCTTCTCGCACCTTCGACCCGGACTTCAAGCGCCGTGGCGATCTGCATCACTGTTTTCTGATACGCTATCGGGAGGCGTCATGA
- a CDS encoding glutaredoxin family protein: MMLLRLYTTLGCHLCEQLEARLMPFLNENVRLERIEIAEDDRLVARYGERIPVLQDEAGAEFAQGADGKALAEWLAQRGLAVATDDATLRAAPRSAPSLKRGGRRVLG, translated from the coding sequence ATGATGCTGTTGAGACTCTATACCACCTTGGGCTGCCACCTCTGCGAGCAGTTGGAAGCGCGGCTGATGCCATTCCTGAATGAGAATGTTCGGCTCGAGCGTATCGAGATCGCCGAGGACGACCGGCTTGTCGCGCGCTACGGAGAGCGTATCCCCGTATTGCAGGACGAGGCGGGGGCGGAGTTTGCCCAAGGCGCGGATGGGAAGGCGCTGGCGGAATGGCTCGCGCAGCGTGGCCTGGCAGTAGCGACCGATGATGCTACGCTGCGAGCAGCGCCCAGATCAGCGCCAAGCTTGAAGCGAGGCGGACGGCGCGTGCTTGGCTAG
- the pdxB gene encoding 4-phosphoerythronate dehydrogenase PdxB, producing MRILVDANIPFAQECFGELGTIKRLPGREIDTASVGKVDILILRSVTRVDEALLDGSKVRFVGTCTIGTDHIDLAVLEARGIGFANAPGCNAQTVVDYVLSCLLLAAEHDGKQPDQRRVGIVGAGNVGRRLYRRLSALGIDCLVCDPPRAVQPRAETEGSEGFVDLDTLIAECDTLCLHTPLVEEGPYPTRHLLDERCIEALMPGTLLISAGRGDCLDGAALKQRLIARNDLIAMLDVWENEPAIDDELARRVTVATPHIAGYSLDGKLRGTYQVYQALMQYLGLPCRLTLDTLSPPPALVSLTLDAGLDKWQALRLCTRACYDVRQDHLGLSRYQATRGMAVGFDAYRAEYPLRREFSTLEVKLKPGAGQHAAMLEAAGFRVRETA from the coding sequence ATGCGTATTCTCGTCGACGCCAATATTCCCTTCGCGCAGGAGTGCTTCGGCGAACTCGGCACCATAAAGCGCTTACCCGGGCGGGAGATCGACACCGCCAGCGTGGGCAAGGTGGATATCCTGATCCTGCGCTCGGTGACTCGGGTCGACGAGGCGCTGCTGGATGGTTCGAAGGTGCGCTTTGTCGGCACCTGCACCATCGGCACGGATCATATCGATCTGGCGGTGCTGGAAGCCCGAGGTATTGGCTTTGCCAATGCGCCGGGCTGCAATGCCCAGACGGTAGTGGACTACGTGCTGTCCTGTCTGCTGCTGGCGGCGGAACACGATGGAAAGCAACCGGACCAGCGCCGAGTCGGTATCGTCGGCGCCGGCAACGTGGGCCGGCGCCTTTACCGGCGGCTAAGCGCGCTGGGCATCGATTGCCTGGTATGTGATCCGCCACGGGCAGTCCAGCCACGAGCGGAAACAGAAGGCAGCGAGGGGTTCGTCGATCTCGATACCTTGATCGCCGAGTGCGACACCCTCTGCCTGCATACCCCGCTGGTGGAGGAAGGTCCCTATCCGACCCGGCATCTGCTGGATGAACGGTGTATCGAGGCACTTATGCCTGGCACTCTGTTGATCAGCGCCGGACGCGGCGATTGCCTGGACGGCGCGGCGCTCAAGCAGCGTCTGATCGCACGCAATGATTTGATTGCCATGCTGGACGTCTGGGAAAATGAGCCGGCTATCGACGACGAACTGGCCCGGCGGGTGACCGTCGCCACGCCGCATATCGCTGGCTACAGCCTGGATGGCAAGCTGCGCGGCACCTACCAGGTTTACCAGGCGCTGATGCAGTACCTTGGCTTGCCATGCCGCCTGACGCTGGACACGTTGTCGCCGCCCCCGGCGCTGGTTTCACTGACCCTGGATGCGGGACTGGACAAATGGCAGGCGCTGCGCCTGTGCACTCGTGCCTGCTATGACGTGCGTCAGGATCATCTGGGGCTGTCACGCTATCAAGCGACAAGAGGCATGGCGGTGGGGTTCGATGCCTATCGCGCCGAGTATCCGCTGCGTCGGGAGTTTTCCACCCTGGAAGTAAAACTCAAGCCCGGCGCAGGGCAACACGCGGCGATGCTAGAAGCCGCCGGCTTTCGCGTCAGGGAAACAGCATAA